Proteins from a single region of Dysosmobacter acutus:
- a CDS encoding prepilin-type N-terminal cleavage/methylation domain-containing protein has protein sequence MKKGFTLMEMLIVVAIIAVLAAIAVPTFAHRMDTTREVACSANRRTLRQEVTLARFQNSAVSLKELNEMVTDRGVTCPGGGTYSVEQAGDACLVVCSKHTKQVDGSLLVDQFAKGLQAVLDANSEMSSKWTDSTANTRVDSGGKNWAPTVTGAMDRYPDLAIQSWVILNNKTGSSPAGVEYVWSTYDVSAGAYKQVPAISYSVDTGKYSVAMSNVALYSSTDASDGSLYSYYVFANNAQNSGFNHTGEKNLTYEEALSLYNQLSPVKK, from the coding sequence GTGAAAAAAGGATTTACCTTGATGGAGATGCTGATTGTCGTGGCAATCATCGCCGTTCTGGCGGCGATCGCGGTTCCGACGTTCGCCCATCGCATGGACACCACCCGTGAAGTGGCCTGTTCAGCCAACCGCAGGACGCTGCGCCAGGAGGTCACTCTGGCGCGGTTTCAAAACAGCGCTGTATCCCTAAAGGAGCTCAATGAGATGGTCACGGACCGCGGTGTCACCTGCCCTGGCGGCGGCACTTATTCCGTAGAGCAGGCGGGTGATGCCTGCCTGGTGGTCTGCTCCAAGCACACCAAACAGGTGGACGGCAGTTTACTGGTAGACCAGTTTGCCAAGGGCTTGCAGGCTGTGTTGGACGCCAACAGCGAGATGAGCAGCAAATGGACGGACAGTACTGCCAACACCCGTGTGGATTCCGGTGGAAAGAACTGGGCTCCCACGGTAACCGGAGCCATGGACCGCTATCCCGACCTTGCCATACAGTCCTGGGTGATCTTGAACAACAAGACAGGCTCCTCTCCCGCCGGAGTGGAATATGTCTGGTCCACCTATGACGTCAGCGCCGGAGCATATAAGCAGGTCCCGGCGATCTCCTACTCAGTTGATACGGGCAAATACTCCGTGGCGATGAGCAATGTGGCGCTCTACAGCAGTACAGACGCCTCCGATGGCAGTCTGTATTCCTATTATGTTTTTGCGAATAACGCGCAAAACAGTGGGTTCAACCATACCGGGGAAAAGAATTTAACTTACGAAGAGGCCCTTTCGCTCTATAATCAGCTGAGTCCGGTAAAAAAATAG